The genomic DNA gcgggccgggcggggggtccctggggaggggCCGCTGGGTGGGGAtccccccctcctcctccttagGCCAGGGGGCTGAAGGAAATGTGGTCTGTCTTGCAGGACATCGATTTGATTGACATCCTGTGGAGACAGGATATTGATCTCGGCGCTGGGCGAGAGATTTTTGACTACAGCCACCGTCAGAAAGAGAGCGAAGTGGACAAAGAGCTGAGCGATGGGAGGGAGCGCGGGGACAGCTGGAGGAGTGCAGGGAATGAGGTCTTGGATAGAATCCCGCTAGTTGATGGAGAGACCGGGGAGAGTTTCCCTGCGCAGGTAACACCCCTGGGCGCTCCCGGGGCCCTCGGGctgtgccggtgccggtgcctGTGCGGGggctgttccagcagcagcagcagcagcagcagggctggcccaggtgggcagcaggatttgggcagGGCCGGCCGTGTCCCCGTGGGCAGCCGCAGAGTCCCCCTGGCCTGCGTGGCcggaggggacagcaggggacagcaggggacagcaggctGGCCGGGAGCGGCAGCGCTGGCGCTTTCCCGTAGCCTGGAGCGGGAGGATGGAGCCAGCGAAGGAGCACTGGGTGGGGCTCTGGCTCTTTTTtggatgtgctgtgctggagccctgctggaagggagctgattcctcagcagcacctcccCGAGCCCGCGGCTCCCATTCCGTGTGTCTGCTCTCCCCGCAGGTGCCCGGTGCGGAGGATCAgacagccctgtccctggaggagTGCCTTAGGCTGCTGGAGGCCACCTTCCCTTTCGGGGACAATTCCGAGGTGAGCCCACAgggtccctcctgagcctctccctgcctctcACGCTTCTCCCACAGCGGCAGGTTGGGtttggctgctccaggaggctCCAGGCATCCTGTGAAAGCACCCGGGGAGGGGGGGCTGTCATTAATTGAAGCCTCCTGGCTTTGCTCCGCGTTAGTTCGTGGCAAAGCGGGCGGGAAGGGCGCTGGGCTGGGGGGTGgctgcatccctgagcatccttgAGAATCCCCAGGCATCCCTGAACATCcttccctgtgcatccctgagtgTCCATCCATGAATATCCCTGTGCAATGCCGAGCATCCCTGAGAGTCCATCCCTGTGCAACCCTGAGcgtccctgagcatccctgagtgtCCATCCCTGAATATCCCTGTGCAATCCTGAACATCCCTGAGAGTCCATCCCTGTGCAACCCTGAGcgtccctgagcatccctgagtgtCCATCCCTGAATATCCCTGTGCAATCCTGAACATCCCTGAGAGTCCATCCCTGTGCAACCCTGAGCGTCCCTGAGAATCCCTGAGTGTCCAGCCCCGAGCATCCCTGAAtatccctctgcatccctgagtGTTCATCCCTGAATATCTCTGTGCAATCCTGAGTGTCCATCCCTGAATATCCCTGTGCAATCCCGATTATCCCTGAGTGTCCATCCCCGAGCATCCTGagtatcccaaaatatccctgagcatccccaaatctccctgagcatccctgagttcccatccctgagcatccccaggtgtccctgagCCTCCCCGAGCTCCCAGCCCTGATTTCCCTGCCGTGCTCAGTTCCCAGCTGCGGATGTCTCCGCCCTGAGCGAAGCCGTgcccgggcagagccgggcccCGGGCGGCCCCCCCAgcctgctgtcccctctcctggcCGAGAACGAGTCGCCCTTCgacctggagcagcagtggcaggacCTGATGTCCATCATGGAGATGCAGGTGGGCTCCGGGAGGGGCGGGAAGGGCTTTGTCCCCCCGTGAATTCGGGTCCTGGCGGGTGCGGTGACGCTGCGGTGACGCCGCGCCGTCCCCGTGGCGTCTGCGAGCTCCTTCCCTGCGCTCTGGAAGCGTCCTTGGCAGCGGAGCCGCTCCGGCAGCTGTGCCACGTCTCTTGCAGGCCATGGAGGTGAACAGCACGAGCGCCGAGAGCCTGTACGGCAGCACCGGCGGGGACCTGCTGGCGTCCAACTACAGCCTGGCCCCCGGCACGCCCATCAACCAGAACGTCAGCCTGCATCAGGCCTcgctgggcagctgctcccaggactTCTCCCTCTTCAGCTCGGACATGGAGAGCCCCTCGTCCATGGCGGGCGGCTcggccctgctgcagctggcgCCCGACAACTCCACCGGCCTCAACAGCACCTTCGGCTCCACCAACCTGAGCGGGATCTTCTTCCCGCCCCAGATGAACAGCACGGGCAACGAGACGGCCGGGCCCGAGCTGCCCGACCCCCTGGGAGGGCTCCTGGACGAGGCCATGCTGGATGAGATCAGCCTGATGGACTTGGCCATCGAGGAGGGCTTCAACCCCGTGCAGGCCTCGCAGCTGGAAGAGGAGTTCGATTCCGACTCAGGTCTTTCCCTGGATTCCGGCCACAGCCCCGCGTCCCTGAGCAGCTCCGAAGCCTCGTCCTCATCGTCCTCTTCCTCTTcgtcctcttcctcctcctcgttTTCCGAGGAAGGCGCCGTGGGCTACAGCTCGGACTCGGAGAACGTGGACTTTGAGGAAGCGGAAGGGGCGGTTGGCTACCAGCCAGAGTACAGCAAGTTCTGCCGCATGAGCTACCAGGACCCGGCTCAGCTCCATTACCTGCCTTACCTGGAGCACGTTGGCCACAACCACACCTACAACATGGCCCCGGGTGCCCTGGACCCCGAGGAGCCCAAAGCGCCCGGCGCCGGCAAGAAGAGCGGCAAGGAAAAACCGTCGGAGCTGCTGGACAAGCAGCTGAGCCGCGACGAGCACCGCGCCAGGGCCATGAAGATCCCCTTCACCAACGACAAGATCATCAACCTGCCCGTGGAGGAGTTCAACGAGCTGCTGTCCAAGTACCAGCTGAGCGAGGCGCAGCTCAGCCTCATCCGCGACATCCGCCGGCGCGGCAAGAACAAGATGGCCGCCCAGAACTGCCGCAAGAGAAAGCTGGACACCATCCTCAACCTGGAGCGCGACGTGGAGGAGCTGCAGCGCGACAAGTCCAAACTGCTCAGGGAGAAGGTGGAATTCCTCAAATCCATCCGGCAGATGAAGCAGAAAGTGCAGAGCTTGTACCAGGAGGTGTTCGGGCGGCTGCGGGACGAGCAGGGCCGGCCCTACTCGCCCAGCCGGTACGCGCTGCAGTACGGCAGCGACGGCAGCGTGCTGCTGATCCCCCGCGCGCCCGCGCCCGCCGAGCCGCAGCCGCGGCGCCAGGAGCGCAAGCAGAAGGACCGCAGGAAGTGAAAGGCGGCGGCGGAAGGGAGAAGCTGGGGGACGAGGGCCGAGCCTGGAAAAGTTGCTTGCGGAGGGGAACTTTGTGATGCCTTCTTATCCGAATTCTGTCTTCTGGAACCGCACGCGGCGCGCGCCGGGGACTCTGCTGCGGGAGCGGCCGTCCCTGCAGGAAGGGGGGGACGGAGCTGCTcaccccccacacacacacacaaagcccAGCTGCCACCGCCCAGCCCCCCGAAAAAcgctggggagagcagggacgAGCTGGCATCGCTGCTGGGGGAGGTTGGCACGAGGtggataaaacaaaaaaaaagaaaaaaaaaaaaacaaaaaaaaagaaaaaaaaaaaacaaactactgTTAGGAACTGGctttaaataagagaaaaaacccacaaaaaaacaagaaaaaaaaaaaaaagagatttaagcGAATGGACTTCAAACCAAGTTATAGGAGAGACGTTTTTCTGAACTTCCAAAGTTCTGTGATTTCAGGTAgttggttgtttttatttttttttcccgttattttattttttggttcgtttttggttttttttccagttttttccttTGATCCCAACCCTGTTTTTTGCCATCGGTGTGTGTGAGATATTCCAGATTTCTCCTTCCTCGATGATCAGAGATCAGACCAGGGCACACGTGCAGAGACACAAAAGTGGCGTGACTTCCATTAACCCTTTCCTGCCCGAGGAACCTCAGAGCCGGGGGGGGGGTGACTCCCATTAACCCTTTCCTGCCCGAGGATGCTCAGAGCCgggggaaagggcaggaaaaccATCCTGGGAGGAAGAAGGGCCAGGGGGGATCGggaagagaggagcagcaggatccGTTCCTGAGCACTCAGCACCCGCCTGCTTCTCCTGGGAAACGCTTGGGGAGGAAGTTTTGGGTCAGGAACAGCACAAGGGGAGCGCTGGGACCCCGATCCCAACCTTGGGGTGTCACCTTGGGGTGTCACCTCGAGCATTCAACACCTGCAGGTCCCCGTCCCGTAACCGCGCTTGGGGTTCTTGGGGGTTCCagccttgattttttttcacccccCTGTTAGGGTCTAGGAGTGCTTGTGttgagtaaaaaaaaacaaacaaaaaaaaaactaaaaaaaaaaaaaaaaccttaaaaagaaaaaaacaaaaaaaagggagaagccCAAACGTTGAAAGCTGCTCAATGTTCTCTTTGCCATAAAGATTCCGTGTAACCGTGTGATCACATTATAGGATTCTCTTCTGTCCCTAGAGGTGTTGGTCTGacttcctttgtttttcaggaGGGGGGTGGGGGTAGTGCCTTGATCACTGTCAGGTCTCCACACCTCGGAGACCATCCTAGAGCTGTATTTCCATATAGCACAGCTGGGAGTGTTCTGACTTTACCagcaaccagaaaaaaaaaaatagaaacgaaaaaaaaaaaaaattaaaaaaaaaaaagaaaaaaaaaagcttaaaaaaataaataaaataaaataaagtaacgGCTTTTCCGAGCCAGTCCTGTGCACGGGATCCAAGGAGGATTCCAGGGTGGTTGTTCCacctgggaaagcagcagggaaggccCGCTGGCAAGATGTGTGTGGGTTTGTGGGAatgttttccaggtttttttgggaatgtttggagctgggattggCTGGATGGGAGCCCCGAGCCCCCTCCAGCTTCCCGGGAATGAAGCACAAGTTGGGATGTGGGGAGGTTGGAATGGAGAGAGAGCCCTGTGCgtgtgttttaaattattatttttttttttcctcttagaaaCTTTTTTTGATTTGAATGATCTGTGACCTGtcagggagagaagagagatTGTTGTGAGCAcaggacaaaaaataaaaacgGCTTATTCACTGTACCAGCCTCGGCTCCAGGGggttttatttgggatttgggggatgaAATTGTGGGAATTCGGGGATTTTCTGCCATCAGGGCAGCTCCAGATCCAGACTGGATGGGAGGGAGttgttccagccctgcagggtatgggaaaggagaaggaaatggagaaggagataaagaaggaaaaggatatggagaaaggaaaagaaaaaaatggagaaggaaatggagaaggaaaagcaagatCCACAATCAATCCACATTGGATCCCCACTGGATCCCAGGTgcttcctgctctcctcctgggAGATACTCCTCAGGGCCTGGGTTAGGGTGGGATCCCAGCTGGCAGAAAATCCCACAAGGATTCTTTGGGACGGTGCAGGGAGCTCAAGGGAAGGGATCCACTGATCATCCACAGGGACTGGAtccactgctcctcctgggacTGGATCCACTGCTCCTGGGATTGGAtccactgctcctcctgggatTGGAtccactgctcctcctgggacTGGATCCACTGATCTTCCACAGGGACTGGATCCACGGCTCCTCCTGGGACTGGATCCACGGCTCCTCCTGGGATTGGATCCACTGATCTTCCACAGGGATTGGAtccactgctcctcctgggatTGGATCCACGGCTCCTCCTGGGATTGGAtccactgctcctcctgggatTGGAtccactgctcctcctgggatTGGAtccactgctcctcctgggacTGGATCCACGGCTCCTCCTGGGACTGGAtccactgctcctcctgggacTGGATCCACTGATCGTCCACAGGGACTGGAtccactgctcctcctgggacTGGATCCACTGATCGTCCACAGGGACTGGAtccactgctcctcctgggatTGGATCCACTGATCTTCCACAGGGACTGGAtccactgctcctcctgggacTGGATCCACTGATCTTCCACAGGGACTGGAtccactgctcctcctgggactggatccactgctcctcctgggatTGGAtccactgctcctcctgggactggatccactgctcctcctgggacTGGATCCACGGCTCCTCCTGGGATTGGATCCACGGCTCCTCCTGGGATCTGTGCTCATCTTCCTCCAGGAGCCACCATTTCCTCCTGGGGCCACCATCCTCCTCCAAGaatcctcctccttcccaggaaTAATCATCTTCTTCCAGGAGCCATCATCTTCCTCAAGGAGCCATCGTCATCTTCCTCCAAGAACCCTTCTCTTCCTCCAGGAACCACCATCCTCCTCATTCAAGAACCCTTGTCTTCCTCCTCCAGGAACCACCATCCTCCTCCAGGaaccctcctcttcctccttcctccaagAACCCTCCTCCACTAACCCTCCCCCTGgaacctcctcctcctccaggccCAGAGGTGACCCCCTTCCACTATGGGCTAGCAGGAGccacatccatccatccatccatccatccatccatccatccatcatccatccatccatccatccatcatccatccatccatccatccatcatccatccatccatccatcatccatccatccatccatccatcatccatccatccatccatcatccatccatcatccatccatcatccatcatccatccatccatccatccatccatccatccattatccatccatcatccatccatccatccatccatccatccatccatcatccatcaatcatccatcatccatcatccatccatccatccatccatccatccatccatccatcatccatccatccatcatccatcatccatcatccatccatccatcatccatccatccatcatccatcatccatccatccatccatccatccatccatcatccatccatccatcatccatccatcatccatccatccatccatcatccatccatccatccatcatccatccatccatccatccatcatccatccatcatccatccatcatccatccatcatccatccatcatccatcatccatcaatcatccatccatccatcatccatccatcatccatccatcatccatccatcatccatcatccatccatccatccatcatccatcatccatccatcatccatccatccatccatccatcatccatccaccatccatccatcatccatccatcatccatccatcatccatccatcatccatccatccatccatccatcatccatccatcatccatccatcatccatccatcatccatccatccatcatccatccaccatccatccatcatccatccatcatccatccatcatccatccatcatccatcatccatccatccatccatcatccatcatccatccatcatccatccatcatccatccatccatcatccatcatccatccatcatccatccatccatccatccatccatcatccatccatccatccatccatccatcatccatcatccatccatcatccatccatccgtcatccatccatccatcatccatccatccatccatccatccatcatccatccatccatccatccatccatcatccatctatccatcatccatccatccatcatccatccatccatccatccatcatccatccatccatcatccatccatccatccatcatccatccatccatcatccatccatccatccatccatccatccatccatccatcatccatccatcatccatccatccatcatccatccatccatccatccatccatcatccatccatcatccatccatcatccatccatccatccatcatccatccattatccatcatccatccatccatcatccatccatccatcatccatccatccatccatcatccatccatcatccatccatccatcatccatccatccatcatccatccatggatccatccatcatccatccatccatccatccatcatccatcatccatccatccatggatccatccatcatccatccatccatcatccatcatccatcatccatccatccatccatccatccatcatccatccatccatccatcatccatccatcatccatccatcatccatcatccatcatccatccatccatccatcatccatccatccaccatccctccctcctctccatccccaggTCTCTGCCAGGTTTTTCCagcccccaggctgctcccagcagggagctgacGGTCACTTACCCACCCgaggtgctgcagctccctgcgGGCTCCAGGCCAggcctcagggctctgcctcagcctgtctctgcagctggaggccaaaacaaacccagaacctgctgctgcctcctctccaAAGCTCTAACCCGGCCCAGCGCTCACCTTCCCTCCGTGTCCTGCTCTACCTGGTCACTCATCACTGGAGGAAAGGgagcaaggcaaaaaaaaggttaaaaaattttaaaaattttaaaaatcaggattataaatctaaaattttattgagacaaaaaaaaaaaaaaaaaaatcaaaatgaaacaaagccaaaaaaaaaaaaaaacaaccccaaaataaaaactggaCAGAGCTCGGTATGAAGTTAAAATCCAAACACGAACTTTTACATTTGCACACGGATTTTTGCACAGGAACCCAAACACATGCTCATAAAAAAGGTTTGTACAATGCACGTCGAGATCCCACCCCTGGAGTCACTTAAATAGTTCAGGATTTGGGAAATAAATCTGAtttcaaaaatccaaaaatccccCGAGGTTCTGggaaagcagctcccagcctcgCTTTGGGGAGAAATTCGGACTGATTGGatttttccttgtgctgctgttggctcctctccctgccacattccctccctgctgggcaggaaaATCCAGGGTGAGAAAAGGAACGAGTGGTAAGAAATtcagtaatcttttttttttttttttttttttttttttttttttttttggattttccCCCTCCTCATGATTTGGAGAAATAGCACCttagaacagaaaacaaaaatgggTTAAAAAGGCAATAAAAGGGTTAAAATCCATCCCTCCCCCCCATACAATGCACGTGTCAGGAGTGGCAGTTCCGCTGCAGGACGATACAGAATCACAAAGTTGCATTTTCACAAAGTTTCCCCTTTggcccctcccaccccaaaatttccctcccctttcccccaaaaattctccCTAAAAATCACTCGAGGATCAGCTCCGGAGATTTTGGACATTCACAGTTTTCAGtgtctctgtccccagctctgggatcttctccctttctcccttaatttttttttttttaaatcaactgaaatttttttactgaattcagtttttttttttttttttttttttttttaatgaattcaggttcttcttaaaaaaaaaaacaacagaaaatttgGAAATGGTCTGGGAATGTCATCACCAGACCTCACTCCCCTCCTTGATTAAAAGAGATCGAATTCCCCCTAaaatccctccctcccttcccaaagGATAACACCAGGAAttagcaaaagaaagaaaaaaaaaaaaaaaaaaaaaaaagaggaaacaaacaaacaaaacaaaaataaaaggaaaaggaaaataaaaatccaaatcaaAAGACCTACACACATGCTACGCCTTAAAAATGCAGAGTGAACACtactgggagcagggctggggctctgggatgggctgtggagGGGAAGCAGGATCCATCTGcattcccagtccatcccattcccaccccagtcccacccccAGCCCGGCCATCCTGGCCAGTCCTTCATGGAAGGGGCTTTGCTctgagacccctccccaccccaaatccccacccCACCCCGGTTCTCCCTCCCCCCTCTCCGATGGAATCTGGAATCCCAcgggatcctgctgggaatctGGGCACGGCAGAGCAGAGGagtggctgcagggcacagacacCGGCCTGCGCCCGGGGGGCTCCTCCAAACCCctcctgtgctcacagcccacAAAAGTTCGGATCGTTCTCCCAAAACCAAAATGCCCCGAAGGCTGCCCGGAGCAGGGGCCAGCAGGGTTTAGTTCTTGTCCTCCTTCTTGTCATCGTCCTCTGAGGGGTACGAGTGCCATGTCAACCTCTCCTCGTAGAAC from Oenanthe melanoleuca isolate GR-GAL-2019-014 unplaced genomic scaffold, OMel1.0 S123, whole genome shotgun sequence includes the following:
- the NFE2L1 gene encoding endoplasmic reticulum membrane sensor NFE2L1 isoform X1 → MLSLKKYFTEGLIQFTILLSLIGVRVDVDTYLSSQLPPLREIILGQSSAYTQTQFHNLRNTLDGYGIHPKSVELDYYFTARRLLSQVRALDRFQVPSTEVSAWLVHRDPEGSVSGGQPGAVQDGSAGDGAVRESGAEQGFGEELEDLGAVAAPGNGDLTKEDIDLIDILWRQDIDLGAGREIFDYSHRQKESEVDKELSDGRERGDSWRSAGNEVLDRIPLVDGETGESFPAQVPGAEDQTALSLEECLRLLEATFPFGDNSEFPAADVSALSEAVPGQSRAPGGPPSLLSPLLAENESPFDLEQQWQDLMSIMEMQAMEVNSTSAESLYGSTGGDLLASNYSLAPGTPINQNVSLHQASLGSCSQDFSLFSSDMESPSSMAGGSALLQLAPDNSTGLNSTFGSTNLSGIFFPPQMNSTGNETAGPELPDPLGGLLDEAMLDEISLMDLAIEEGFNPVQASQLEEEFDSDSGLSLDSGHSPASLSSSEASSSSSSSSSSSSSSSFSEEGAVGYSSDSENVDFEEAEGAVGYQPEYSKFCRMSYQDPAQLHYLPYLEHVGHNHTYNMAPGALDPEEPKAPGAGKKSGKEKPSELLDKQLSRDEHRARAMKIPFTNDKIINLPVEEFNELLSKYQLSEAQLSLIRDIRRRGKNKMAAQNCRKRKLDTILNLERDVEELQRDKSKLLREKVEFLKSIRQMKQKVQSLYQEVFGRLRDEQGRPYSPSRYALQYGSDGSVLLIPRAPAPAEPQPRRQERKQKDRRK
- the NFE2L1 gene encoding endoplasmic reticulum membrane sensor NFE2L1 isoform X3 → MRKDIDLIDILWRQDIDLGAGREIFDYSHRQKESEVDKELSDGRERGDSWRSAGNEVLDRIPLVDGETGESFPAQVPGAEDQTALSLEECLRLLEATFPFGDNSEFPAADVSALSEAVPGQSRAPGGPPSLLSPLLAENESPFDLEQQWQDLMSIMEMQAMEVNSTSAESLYGSTGGDLLASNYSLAPGTPINQNVSLHQASLGSCSQDFSLFSSDMESPSSMAGGSALLQLAPDNSTGLNSTFGSTNLSGIFFPPQMNSTGNETAGPELPDPLGGLLDEAMLDEISLMDLAIEEGFNPVQASQLEEEFDSDSGLSLDSGHSPASLSSSEASSSSSSSSSSSSSSSFSEEGAVGYSSDSENVDFEEAEGAVGYQPEYSKFCRMSYQDPAQLHYLPYLEHVGHNHTYNMAPGALDPEEPKAPGAGKKSGKEKPSELLDKQLSRDEHRARAMKIPFTNDKIINLPVEEFNELLSKYQLSEAQLSLIRDIRRRGKNKMAAQNCRKRKLDTILNLERDVEELQRDKSKLLREKVEFLKSIRQMKQKVQSLYQEVFGRLRDEQGRPYSPSRYALQYGSDGSVLLIPRAPAPAEPQPRRQERKQKDRRK
- the NFE2L1 gene encoding endoplasmic reticulum membrane sensor NFE2L1 isoform X2, which codes for MLSLKKYFTEGLIQFTILLSLIGVRVDVDTYLSSQLPPLREIILGQSSAYTQTQFHNLRNTLDGYGIHPKSVELDYYFTARRLLSQVRALDRFQVPSTEVSAWLVHRDPEGSVSGGQPGAVQDGSAGDGAVRESGAEQGFGEELEDLGAVAAPGNGDLTKEVPGAEDQTALSLEECLRLLEATFPFGDNSEFPAADVSALSEAVPGQSRAPGGPPSLLSPLLAENESPFDLEQQWQDLMSIMEMQAMEVNSTSAESLYGSTGGDLLASNYSLAPGTPINQNVSLHQASLGSCSQDFSLFSSDMESPSSMAGGSALLQLAPDNSTGLNSTFGSTNLSGIFFPPQMNSTGNETAGPELPDPLGGLLDEAMLDEISLMDLAIEEGFNPVQASQLEEEFDSDSGLSLDSGHSPASLSSSEASSSSSSSSSSSSSSSFSEEGAVGYSSDSENVDFEEAEGAVGYQPEYSKFCRMSYQDPAQLHYLPYLEHVGHNHTYNMAPGALDPEEPKAPGAGKKSGKEKPSELLDKQLSRDEHRARAMKIPFTNDKIINLPVEEFNELLSKYQLSEAQLSLIRDIRRRGKNKMAAQNCRKRKLDTILNLERDVEELQRDKSKLLREKVEFLKSIRQMKQKVQSLYQEVFGRLRDEQGRPYSPSRYALQYGSDGSVLLIPRAPAPAEPQPRRQERKQKDRRK